The Lycium ferocissimum isolate CSIRO_LF1 chromosome 8, AGI_CSIRO_Lferr_CH_V1, whole genome shotgun sequence DNA segment CCACCATAATTTAGGGATATttttataactctatttttagctatttgaattatttttagcTAAAATCCCCGTACCCGTATACATACCTAGATCCGTacccccgaatcttaaaatttagatcatgaaggatcTGATCTCTAGATCTGCACCCGTATCGGATGCCTGCACCCAAATCCGAGCAACTTAGCTTAAAAATGAGGGCAGATAGAGAAGATCTAAGTTTATTGGGATATGCATCAATTGCCATTttgtctttttttgttttggccTCCTTGAAGGTTTCTATGGATGAAGTAGATATTCTAAAATGAACCAGATAAAATTTACAAGGTACCATGGTTTTGATGCTCACcgggtgggattatactgggtatgttgttagtgttgttgttcaTGGTTTTTATGTATCTCTAGAATGCCTTATGCAGTGTTCTGTTATTGTGAAATTGAGATTCTAGCATTTAGAAATACTACTGTTGGTTCTGCCCCCTGATTTTTAGTTCGCACTTCATCATATTGATACTTCAGAAGGTTGCAAATGATATCATGATCCAAAGATTTTTATGTATTACAGGTTGCTGAGAGAGCTCTGTTCTTATGGAACAATGAACATATAGTAGACTTGATCGCGCAGAATCGACGTGCAATTTTGCCAATAATCTTTGAGCCATTAGAAAGGAATATGTATGGCCACTGGAATCAGGCAGTCCACGGGCTGACCTCCAATGTCCGGAGAATGTTCTTGGAGATGGATTCAGAATTTTTCGAGGAGTGTGAAAAGGAATACAATGAAAGAGCAGCCGGTGCCACCGGCCTTGTGGAGCAGCGCGAGCTTAATTGGAAGAAATTGGAAGAAGCTGCTGCACTGGTCGGGTAGAAATTGTGAATTTGAAAACTGAAGGTGAATTGCTCCAAAGTTTTTTCCCGTGCTTCGTGCTGCTTTTCCGTAATTTGAGGGAAGCAGGCTGAAGGTATGGGCATTGTGTTATCTTGCCTTGGCAGAAATAGTGTGAAagttttgtttattttagtTATTCTAAGACGATTATTCTTTAGCATTTTAGGACTAACCAATAATCAAACTTCTGGTCTTTGTGATCATCCCCACTCCCACTACCTTCCTCTAGGACAAGGAAAATGGGataaagaaatattttattccattatttCTTTATTGCCCTTATGTTTGTCTGAAATATTTTCTGATAGTGATAATCTGCTTGTTGCTTGTTTTTTCTTCTGGTTCTCTAAGCAATTTATTTGTAGTAGCTCCTTGAAAGTTCTTCACATCGAACAAATCTTCAAGGTTTCTACTTGCCCTCCAACTCCCTCCCCCTATCCAGCAACTCCACCCCCAAAAACAATTAAAGGTGCTCTTAAAGCATGCTTAAGCCTTGAAGCAACGCGCAAAACATGTTGGGCGGgcgcttcagtgtcatcatcaaggctctaaggcATAtgtttccttgccaatgagcgTAATCCTGAAGAGGCGACACTAAACAattcatatttttcaatttctttgttcctatatttgttatttatgataattattagtcttggactacatatacatatttgtattttttcttcattAAGGCTgacgctttatttgcgctttgcaCTTAAAGCCCCAATGAACCTAAGAGCTTTTTTGCGTTCTTCCCCTTCAATGACACTCGTAGCATCTATATAAAATAGTTATCATTTCACTCTTTGTTTGCCCAAGTGGTTAACCTTTTTTCTTCACCTTTTTTTGGTGGGGAAAGGGAAAGAGGGACTGGGAGTTGAAGAGGGAAAGGTTAAAGACTGGGACTTTGAACATGGAAGTAATGTGTTTATACAgggtttttttaaaactatagAACGATACGAACAGATGCAGAGCTGGCCTATGTGTTACAGGTTCATGTGCACCCAGTAACTTTTGTTCAGaccctatatatgtattaagaaatacattaaatatctataaatatttgattgtgaGTTCAATAATTATTGAATATTAACTTGAGGTAgctcctagatccgcctctggaTATGAGTTATTCAGAAAGTAACTGCTTAGACTACTCATGGGAACATCTAGGATCTTCTTGGTTATGTTTGGCGTCATCTTAGTTTAGAGATTCGAGAACCAGAGAAGCATGAACTATTAACCAACCATTTAGATATCCAAGGAAAAGAAGAGTGATAGCAGTAGGAAGGTTTAAGCATATTCAGCCCCAAGAGTAGGCTTCGGATTTGATTGATCTTCGAGGAACTAGTGTTGCAATAATCAAAAGTTTGAGGTTTTAGGCCTTTGGTAGGCGTGTGAGGCTGCAAGGTGGTAAtagtaatactccctctgttccaaaTAAGTGTCGTTTTAGCCAAACcaatttggtccaaaataagtgttGCTTGGGAAACCAAGAGAGTACTGATTTCTTTCCCAACTCTACCCTTGCTCCAATAAATATGATCTATACAATTTCCAATGATTCTCTCAACACTTTGAGGAGAGATAAAAGGATATGTGTGTACCAAAACCTTAAACGACAAATAAAAAGGACAGGGAGAGTAGAAATGACTCTTGCTATCTAACTATGTACAAGAAGTGGGAAACAATGTAACTGATCATGTAAGATAGAAAATTTTCTTGAGGTACATTCTTTGTTTTAACAATCATTCTCTATTAAATTACTATGGTAAGAGTAGTAATGGCAGTGTTAATAGCCCACCATTATTGTTGGTAATATACAAAATTAGAAGAGACAACAAGATGGTGGTAGTTgaaggtgatgatgatgatgatcccgcCGATGCAACGCTCCCAAATACCTTGTCTAAGAAGTCACCATCATCCTCTTTACGCCTAGCACCGCCGTTCCGGTTGGTTCCAACAGTGGTTCTGGTTCTCCCACCATATGACATGGCCACACTGGTATCCCTGTTGTATAATAGAAAACTTCTTTACCATTCTAAAGTGGCATCTTGTGAATGAGTGGAGACAGATGTCTACAGATTGCTTGTTATGCTAACAAAAGACTAGAAGAAATTTGTTTTTTGTGGGTGGGGGGCTCATTTATGAAATATGCTTTTTAATGAGATATCCCTAAGGCACAATGGCGCATGGTTCAAAACTCAGTAAATAACCGGTCCGTCACTCTATCTTTCTCCACTTGAATACCATGCTTTTGTTTGCGGCGGGATTTGAACCCCTGATGTGTATCTGACACACACATCAAATGTTGTCACGTGTTGGAACATTGCTCTTAGACAAAAGCTTGGtctttaagtggagaagggtagaaGGGCGGACTTATTTTCCAGAAAGCGCTATATGACTTCCCACAAGTTTCAAACCACATACCTATGTGCAAAAGAACTTGAAAAATGTATTATAATCTCATGAACAACACTTGTTTCATATTCATTTCCTTTAACTAGTTGACTATCCACCAAGTTCCGAACCGTGTGCCACTAACCCTTAGAGATTTCTCGATTTTCAAAAAATGGAAGTAAATTAAAGTGTctgggcggggggggggggggggggggggccctgGCTACACCAATAACACCAGCATTCGTGGTGAGTTGATCAATGTAAAAAGCAGATTTAGGCTCCATGCTTGATGCCAAGGCATATTGGTTGTTAAGTCCATCACCTGAAGGAACAAAGTATGCCCCATTCACCATTTGATCCCCTTCTGTCCTCCAATTCCACTGAGCCCAATCCCCCTCGTCTACGTCCACTCGCTTTGTCACCTACTCAGACTCATAATCACACAGTATGAGTTTGAATTTCAGCGACCTTATCGTTCAGTAATAACTTGTCACACTACTCGTTAATGagaaatatatatgtaattgaAGCATTCCGAAAGAATTTGATATTTGCAATCATAATCATACGGTATGAGTTCGAATTTCAGTGACCTTAATCGCGCGGTAAAACTTGTCACACTTCTTGTTAACAAGAAATATATAGTAACGACGAAGGGGATTCAATTGAACTCTCTTACTCCTAGCTAGTTCTGCACCTTGTTTCTATCAACGCTAAACTGTGTCTTTgatcttttattttagaaaaagttTCATTGAACAATACATCGCCGCtaattgttattttttgttAACCTTCATTAGTCCTTATTCAACTATATAAAGAAATGTTACGTGATTTCTTTTCATTCTCTTAAGTCTAGACGAAAAGAATTACTTAGAATAATCAAGGCACGCTCACAAGGTAACCGAACACGACTGttataaaagaaacaaaagaatatCCAatcattctttaaaaaaaaaaaattgaaaaaggcAGCCTAGTGCACTAAGCTCTCGCTATGCACGGGGTggggggaagggccggaccacaaggatATATTATATGCAACCTTACCCTGCATTTTTGCAGGAGGTTGTTTTCACGGCTCGAACacgtgacctcctggtcacgTAGCGTGCTTTCACCGCCACGCTAAAACAACCTTCTTAAAAtctataaaaacaaaaaaaagaatattaaaaaagaTGGGAGAATTACCTCTTTGGCATTTGGATCTTCTGGTGCAGTAAAACGATTGCCTTGGCAGTTAATTGTGGGATTAGCACTTCCACCAATGGCATACATTTGCCATTCAGTAAAATCATTGTTAACTACATGTATGTATCCTCTTCTACACCTTGGCATTCTTTGTACTAATCCTTGTCCAAAGTGATTAAATGCTATTGTCACCTGATATTCAAAATCATTTACAAAtcaatttcaaaagttttcatcTTCAtacaacaaaaaatgaaaacaaatggaTGTGATTCACAAAAGAATTATATCTTCTTTCACACAACTAATAGGGAACAGAGGAAGTGTCTCGTGGTCATCATGATTTGTGTTATAATCTATGTTGCTCGAACTTTACAAAATGTTGATGTGTGCGTATCGGATCTTCCAAAAGTAatgtatttttggaggattcTGTATGGGTGCGACATGAATGTTAACTTCTTGATCACCGAAAAGATAAGCCATAAGGATTTCATTTTAATGCgaggaaaaaagagagagagagagagagagaggaaattTACAGTAGAAATTTTATTGTCATATAGATACTGGAAGAAACAGGAAAGATTCATTTGAACAACAATGATCCAGAGgctattgtaatttaattttcacGTTTTTTCCCCAGCCACAAACAATTTAAATTAGAGCAAAAAGGCATGCCAAGTGCCGTGATTTTGAACCATTGTATTAtctttaggggtgtacatggaccgggttggttcgaattttttaaacaccaaaccaaaccaataattaagtcgggttttaaaatttatacaccaatccaaaccaaaccaattgggTTTTAAACCAATAAAatgggtttttcaacctcggattttctcgggttattcgatTTTCTCGGggttttcgggtttttttttttccggaatagtcttgatacaaaacatatacacttttactttaaatatttctttagtcctagtacaatacaactatataattaaggtgtttcttaagaaaataacataaaatatgagaagagtgatgacattgtattaagtattctaataaaatcggttaaaatagatattgctaattaataagccataaagaaaatgaccataatctaaaaatactaagtcatctaaaataagtACAGCTAACAAGTATTagttacatgacaaagaaaaaaaacttaagctaTGTATTTTCACTCCCTAAACCAATTatacaaaactaaagaatagatatccaatatTATTATCATTCATAGTGGTagattgaatttcttttgtgcattagtgttgagttggttttggtttgaactttatttgagttactaacatccataggatataaaacttattgacattcaaaattctaagttcaagcttgaataatatgataatagataaaaaactacgaaaaaatttaagaaatatttataaattacattacaaataaatattttaaaaactgaatacatgtaatgtcgggttggtttggttcggtttgactttttttagctaaaaccaaatcaaaccaattatggtcgggtttttttctcggtttgactcggtttattggtttggtgcggtttgtcggtttactttgtacacccctaattatCTTTATTATGTACAACCGTCGTAGATATCTTTAGTAAATGCAACACCAAAGTACTATATAGGATGCCAGGTACCAGGATAGTTTTGGTACACTATCTTCTCTCTTAAAATACGTTTGTTTACAACTGGCACCTGTTAATGACCTTTTTACAAGAGATAATGGTGACATTTTGACTTTTGAATGGTCTTCTTGACGAACTATATTTTACAAGAGATAATGTGACATTTTGATTTTAAACGGTTTTCTAGACTAATGACTTTTTCGATCATAGATAATGGTgacattttgatttttgaacCGTCTTCTAGACTAATGGTCTTTTTACAAGAGATAATGGTAACATTATGACATGATGATCTTTCAGATGAACTGAATTGAAACTGCGACGTCTTACTAAGTCAACGTCTCTACGGAACCAAATTTACCgacaattaaaatttaaaaaggagAAGTTAAAAATCTAACCTGCATGCCGACATCGGCTACGTAACGATCGTCGTGTCCCAAAAGCATAACTTTATCATGGTGAGTGAAATAGCTATTAGATATAGTAATAGCAGTTGATCCCATGATAGCATCAATTAAGCCATCAGTACAATGAGACAAAGCACAATGATCAATCCAAATATTTCTTGAACTATAGATTGAAATTCCATCACCATCAGACAATCCTCTCCATCCAACTTGTGTTGGACTTTGCCTTATGTTACTATTTCCTGATGGAACACaattgtatacatgtatattgtGTATGATCACATTTGTAACATATTGTAGTGTTATACATCCACCCCCCGTGACTTGGACGTTCGCGCCACGTCCATCTATGGTCTTGAAATTGTTGATCATAAGCTCGTGTGTGAGCGTTATGATCATGTCTCCGGCGAAGGTGATCCAGAGGGGTTCCTCTTGGATCACCGCGTGCCGGAGGGTGCCAGGGGTCGGGTTCACGGTGTCAATGTCGGAGGGATCCGAGACCAGGTAGTAGCGGCCTCCTTTCCCTCCAACTGCACCGTGGCCGAACCCTATGGCGCAATCCGCCAGCTGCTGGCGGTTGTTGACCCAGTTCGGGTCACACCGCCAGCAGTCGTCTATCGGATTGCCCGTTAGACATTGGCTATTTGTTACTGTGTTGTCAAGTATTTGCCTTCTTGAAATGGATTCATTGACCCTCCTGTACAAAGATGGAAAAGTATAAGATATAGTAAGTACTATGTATTAAACTTCTatgaatgaaaaatatattcatatgaaaaagagggaaaaaaaaaagaaaaaaaaaaaaaaaaaaaaagaaagcgaaCTTATTTTTGGACGTAATTATAAGATGTAATATTAGAAAAAACAGAGTTAAAACCAGAGGAAATGTAACATTGtgatgattttctttttaagcGAAATGAGACTATTTGGAACCATTATAAAAAGTTAAGTTGCTTAGAACCTCCAAAAATATCGCAAGTACCCATGTCGGATCCTCTAAAAATACATAGTTTTTTAAGGATCCTACACACACGGGACAGTAGTTTTGAACAGCCGAGCAACATAAGACGAAAAGGAGGTTGACAAAGGCATCAAATTAGATGAGAAAAATCAGAACCAAATATAAAAGCTTGCAATCACAAAATGCATGAGCAAAAAGAGCCAATTCAAGAAAGCTATGTATGTAAGAGGAGCATAACCaagattggattttttttttttttttttttgatcttaGGTGAAAACAGGAAATGCCCATAGCAGAAAATGCAAAAATGAGCAAAaccaagattttttttattttttttaaaaaagaattatgtGAAAAACAGAGATTGCCATGAGAAAAAAATACAGATATGAGCAAAACCAAGATTGTGTTTAAGCTTATGTGGTAAACAGAGATACCCAGATGATGAAATGCAGAAATGAGCAAAACcaagattgaattttttttaaacttgtaTGAAAAACAGAGATACATAGATGAGAAAATGTAGAATTTATTAACAAGAGCCGAGCTAGCATTGTAATTACGGGTTTGACATAAACTAATAACTTAGGCTCAAATCCTGTATTAGCTAGTATTGTAGTTACAAATTTGACGGAACCTAATAACTTAGGCTCAAATCCTATATTTGtgttaaaaagttttatttaatatgtataaataaccCAATAAGCAGAACGAATTATGATTCATAATCCATAAACTAAAAATCGTAGTTCCGCCTCCATGCAGAAATGAGCAAAGCCAAGATTGGCTTTTTCCTTAATCTTATGTGAAAAACAAACATAGCCAAATgataaaatgaagaaatgagCAAAACCAAGattgtattttttaaatattaggtAAAAAACAGAGATAGCCAAATGAGAAAATGCAGAAATGAACAAAACCaagattatatttttttaatcttatgtGAAAAACAGAGATACCCAATgagaaaatacaaaatttatttatgaTTGTATCTACGGTTCAGCAGAATTGAGTAACTTAGGCTCAAATCAATATTGTTATTTGAAACCCATAAACTAAAAACTCTGGTTCCGCTTCTATGCAAAAATGAGCAAAACC contains these protein-coding regions:
- the LOC132068085 gene encoding probable pectate lyase 5; the encoded protein is MLSNTFILSFFFIIFLFSPHIITATFNNLTLPHQHPFPESVVQDVKRRVNESISRRQILDNTVTNSQCLTGNPIDDCWRCDPNWVNNRQQLADCAIGFGHGAVGGKGGRYYLVSDPSDIDTVNPTPGTLRHAVIQEEPLWITFAGDMIITLTHELMINNFKTIDGRGANVQVTGGGCITLQYVTNVIIHNIHVYNCVPSGNSNIRQSPTQVGWRGLSDGDGISIYSSRNIWIDHCALSHCTDGLIDAIMGSTAITISNSYFTHHDKVMLLGHDDRYVADVGMQVTIAFNHFGQGLVQRMPRCRRGYIHVVNNDFTEWQMYAIGGSANPTINCQGNRFTAPEDPNAKEVTKRVDVDEGDWAQWNWRTEGDQMVNGAYFVPSGDGLNNQYALASSMEPKSAFYIDQLTTNAGVIGVARDTSVAMSYGGRTRTTVGTNRNGGARRKEDDGDFLDKVFGSVASAGSSSSSPSTTTILLSLLILYITNNNGGLLTLPLLLLP